One window from the genome of Salvia miltiorrhiza cultivar Shanhuang (shh) chromosome 7, IMPLAD_Smil_shh, whole genome shotgun sequence encodes:
- the LOC130994218 gene encoding uncharacterized protein LOC130994218, with product MNFISYNIRGLGSVAKQRDVGEIIKKHKAELCFIQETKLEKFPDFVCRAWWGTNNFDLAVRNSEGRSGGIASIWNTDVFAASSKWDLPGVVVVNGLWKNGNISCCFINVYAPSSCSEKLRLWDAIGNIVNLHADCCVCVLGDFNAVRRQDERVGCGEFSGATDAKRFDAFIRESGLTEIRVQGRKFTWCKPNGKCKSKLDRFLVNETWMRVWPESNGRGIQRSISDHCPIFLTTKTEDWGPKPFRFINAWVSHPGFKQVVTKVWSETEIQGWKCFVVTEKLKKLKAELKEWNKVSFGIIDHRIQELKDELQEWDCKDESSGLVEAEIVRRNEICANISLQMKDKISLLQQKAKGSWLKEGDLNSGLYHRAIQGRRKKNEISGLLVEDQWISDPTTVKKMVKDHFEAFFKKKERQLPFFPGDFMKKKLSSEERMSLVREFDESEIKDAVWNCDGDKSPGPDGLISRFGRQRGILLRRILFR from the coding sequence ATGAATTTTATCTCCTACAACATCAGAGGTCTGGGGAGTGTCGCAAAACAAAGAGACGTCGGAGAAATCATCAAAAAACACAAAGCAGAGCTGTGCTTCATTCAGGAAACGAAATTGGAGAAGTTCCCAGATTTTGTGTGCAGGGCTTGGTGGGGGACGAATAATTTCGATTTGGCAGTCAGAAACTCAGAAGGAAGGTCTGGAGGCATTGCCAGCATTTGGAATACCGACGTGTTTGCGGCTTCAAGCAAATGGGATCTGCCGGGAGTGGTGGTCGTGAATGGGCTCTGGAAAAACGGTAATATTAGCTGTTGTTTCATCAATGTTTATGCCCCTTCTAGTTGTTCTGAAAAACTTAGACTTTGGGATGCTATTGGGAACATTGTTAATCTTCACGCGGactgttgtgtgtgtgttttggggGATTTCAACGCCGTCAGAAGACAGGATGAAAGAGTGGGATGTGGGGAATTTTCGGGAGCGACTGATGCTAAACGTTTTGATGCTTTCATTAGAGAGAGTGGTTTGACGGAAATCAGAGTCCAAGGTAGAAAATTTACTTGGTGCAAACCAAATGGGAAGTGTAAAAGCAAATTGGATAGATTCCTTGTCAACGAAACTTGGATGAGGGTTTGGCCGGAGTCCAATGGCCGCGGTATTCAGAGATCAATCTCGGATCATTGCCCAATTTTTCTTACAACAAAGACAGAGGACTGGGGTCCAAAACCTTTTCGGTTCATCAATGCATGGGTCTCACACCCGGGGTTTAAACAGGTTGTGACAAAGGTGTGGTCGGAAACTGAAATTCAAGGTTGGAAATGCTTTGTGGTTACTGAGAAACTTAAAAAACTTAAAGCCGAGCTGAAGGAGTGGAACAAAGTTTCCTTTGGGATCATCGATCACAGGATTCAAGAGTTGAAAGACGAGCTTCAGGAATGGGACTGCAAAGACGAATCCAGTGGGCTGGTGGAAGCGGAAATTGTGAGGAGAAATGAAATTTGTGCAAATATTTCCCTACAAATGAAGGACAAGATTAGTTTGCTGCAACAAAAAGCCAAAGGAAGTTGGCTCAAAGAGGGCGATCTCAATTCAGGCCTTTATCACAGAGCGATAcagggaagaagaaagaaaaacgaGATCTCCGGGCTTCTAGTTGAGGACCAGTGGATATCAGACCCAACGACTGTGAAAAAGATGGTTAAAGATCACTTCGAGGCTTTTTTCAAGAAGAAGGAGCGTCAACTTCCTTTTTTCCCAGGTGACTTCATGAAGAAGAAGTTGTCTTCAGAAGAGAGAATGAGTTTGGTCCGAGAATTCGATGAAAGCGAGATTAAGGATGCAGTATGGAATTGTGATGGAGACAAAAGTCCGGGTCCTGATGGTTTAATTTCACGTTTTGGAAGGCAACGTGGGATATTGTTAAGGAGGATCTTGTTCAGGTAA